The sequence below is a genomic window from Hyperolius riggenbachi isolate aHypRig1 chromosome 7, aHypRig1.pri, whole genome shotgun sequence.
TCACAcgaatgcacagtacagagccgcccgcaGCGAGTGCTCCCGCAGACAGGCTGCTCTGTACATTGCATGCACGAGCGCGCTCTCACACGAATGCACAGCACAGAGCCGCCCGCCTTCAGGAGCACGCAGCGAGTGCTCCCGCAGACAGGCCACTCTGTACTTTGCATGCACGAGCGCGCTCTCACACGAATGCACAGCACAGAGCCGCCCACCTTCAGGAGCACGCAGCGAGTGCTCCCGCAGACAGGCCACTCTGTACTTTGCATGCACGAGCGCACTCTCACACGAATGTACAGCACAGAGCCGCCcgccttcaggagcactcgggctcccaaagacgtctgaagcctcccgcggcgggagagccagcgctggaacaaggggaccgggagaggaacaggaagactctataggacccagagccatccctctccttaggtgagtatatgatttatttatttatttttttaaagcaaaaccgtaaccaagaattgcacttcatcccaatcagtagctgaagccCCCTTTCCCACCGACTCCTAAACATGACTTTGAGCTACCTTGTATTATGTGACGATTAATCCTGAAAAAAGTAGACAGCACCTGGGAGTCCGTCTTGTACGTCGGTCATCGTTAAACCTGATCTGTATAGGTCAAAAATTCTTGTGTCCACATTCAGTCTGCCTGTGCAGGGAtggaagaggaagggaggaagtgacatcacaagtGGCTTCAATCAGAGGCACTGCAGATGGGGAATgtcaggaacagttttctctttttaCACTATAAAAATCATCAAAAACCCATGTACAGACATAGGTTATGTAAGCTAAATTAGTATTTATCTTCTGATTTGTGTTTTCCTTTTTCACTTAACGATGGCTCAtaattttacttaaagagaatctgtattcacaaaatgaagtataaacaaacatccctgcctgtttggggtcatctcctagccccctctgtaatatttttgctgctctccacttcaataaagagggtaaaaaaactgttttataaactgttttgtaaacagaaaagatggccaccaaaacaggaagtacatcagcagagcagtgaactcagttaatacacagtgagttcacagagaattcagtgagttacacattgaattcagtctccagaggttatgtgcaagttttgaaagagctctgtgtcaatgaagcatgacaagctgtgttaGAGCCTGGAGTCCTGTTAGCCTGCCAGGCAGCTTCCTCCTCcgccagctattctttgttcagtttatcagtctgtgtttatcagcctcacagatagcagacaagctgacagtgagagcagggacattgtctgtgaagaataatcatcacaggagcactggaggggcttggaaggagttaacttgttcacattactgaagagttggcagccttccagacacagccgacaaatccgacaggggaaagataagctgatttattacagagatggtgtaagtagaaagtgctgcagtaagccagaacacaatgGAACaaccttaggaacttgtaggataggagaaatactgctaaaatttttgttacgaagtctctttaaaaaaacaaacttctAGACTTTTTGGTTTCACATGCTTCTATTAGGAAGCCATAATACAATTTTCATACAATACTCTTAAAAAAATGtcaataagaataataataataataaaaaagcaaaCTCTTCACCCCGATGCAGGCAGATGACTTAGCAAGTTACAGGAACATGGTGACAGGAAAACGTGTCACACGCAGCCACAAAAGGGGGATGGAAAAGCCGTGGACAACCATTACGTGGCAATACTTAGCAGTTCTTGATGTCTGAATTGAGAGTATTTTTCCTCTCTGATGCGAGACACCGGTCTGGGTACTGGGGGACCCTCAGAATCAGTCCTGCAGCAGTTTAGCTTCTGGTCCGGGTActccggggggaggggtggtAGTCAGGGGCATTGGAATCAGTCCTGCAGCAGTTTGTGTTTCCGGTCCGGGTACTCGGGGGTGGGGCTCAGAATCAGTTCTGCAGCAGTTTAGCGTCCGGTCACTCGGGGGTGGGGCTCAGAATCAGTCCTGCAGCAGTTTAGCTTCTGGTCCGGGGACTCGGGGGTGGGGCTCAGAATCAGTCCTGCAGCAGTTTAGCTTCTGGTCCGGGGACTCGGGGGTGGGGCTCAGAATCAGTCCTGCAGCAGTTTAGCTTCTGGTCCGGGGACTCAGGGGTTGGGCTCAGAATCAGTCCTGCAGCAGTTTGTGCTTCACAGTTGAGCTTGAACAGCAAAGGTGAACGAATAAGGTAGCTGCGGCTGTACGTGAACGCAACTCGTGCAAATCATAATCGTGCGCCCACTCCACGTTCCCCCAGCGCTGGATCTGCCATtgggaaacagaaaaaaaaacacaatgaaaaTGAGTTTCAGTTTTCAGTCAATCCTACTTAGCCATTtcattttctggaatattaatcaGGATCTTTCTTTTGGACTTGATGCCGTTGACCGCTTTTCTTCTCCAGAATCTTTAATCTACCGGTACGTGTGAATTTTAGTTCCCCTCTTATTTACCTAATCACATGTTTCcgtgatgatttttttcccattaccACATCAACTCGGCGTACCACAAGGCTCAGTCACAGGGCCTCTTCAACTCGGTGTACCACAAGGCTCAGTCACAGGGCCTCCTCTCAACATTTCCTCCTTTGGCAAAGTAACTTCCTCTTTCGGCTTACAATACTAATACCATTTGTATTCAGATAGTCTTTCCACCCCTAGCCGGCCTTCCTGTATCCTAAAAAAGGCTTTACCGTGCCTATAAGCCATTCCATCACGGTCCTATTCTGGACATGGGCTCATTATTTCTCGCCTTGACTACAGAAATCCACTGCTCTCCTCTATAAATCTCTGCACTGGCTTCCAAATCACCTCAAATGCAAGATACTGCTAGAAAACTGCTGCCTGTTGGGCACCCGCAGGTCACGGGATGGGAATAGTAGGTTTGCAAATTAGAAATTGTAGATGTAAGGGGTATTAGTAGATAACAGCTGACTAAGGATGACATTGTGTGTATGGCTGTAGAATAAGTGGTAGAGTAAAATAAATAATGTATGGAATACAGTAGACTCTCGTTATAGTAAAGGGGtttattcactataacaaatagtgtgctttatcagagttactgtgccttatcagggcactttgattggcccaataggatgcctgtcacttgacaggcatcctattgggccaataaaagtgcagggataatgtcctttaaagtgattggacctgcaggggctcagggcaggacgagtggagatcttgtcattgccaattagcaggcttaagttcgtagtgctcgctatgctactctgaaaaggaacgccaactctgataaggcacgccaactctgataaggcacgctaactctgataaggcacgctaactgataaggcatgctaactctgataaggcacgctatttgttatagtgaatcaaccccacagtAATCTacctttcctggtcccttggagttcacTGTAAAGGGATTTTAATGTAATatcaaatatatttatatatacagtgtaaaATAAAATGAACTAGTAGAAGTCAATGTGGATATGATGTATGTGAATGTATGAATATGAGAAAATATATGAACGATAGGGACTGTGGGTTCCTTCTTAGCCTGAATATGTCCATAAGTTAAAACACTGCGCCAaccctgtcccctgtacctccttctgtgcccccctgtgcctccagtgtccccatctgtacaatctctgcccccactgtgccatCCCTGTCCCTGCTTCTGTGCCCCCTTTTGCCTccagtggctagaaaacagcaaaaaatctgttaacccttcgcactctcacatgcaaatgttcaaacaaatgcattcacagattcactcatccaggcacaactgttatccctacagctaagttaaaaagttgctgttttctagccacacccccttcagcacctccctttccttaataacttatttaatgtcctaactagaggcgatgtgcctggatatatgtatgtttattcttatcattgacccctgtggctagggtccaattcggtgcactccccccttcccctgtatgtttgtcagcatgcagacagcttatgctggtgtatgcgcatggtgcacatggacacataacattagctcccttgtgcgattggtaagatgcactgtctttcccaggagaggaagttaggatgtgtgctcctaatccattgataggtttgatgcaatgaatgtgtttgcgtgtctgcactatgcatgttacagggccagagtttaggacacctatgtttaccgggtacttctgcgcagtataggtgactaagcataagaatgcattcctcTGTGAActaaaaaccccggcttttaacttagctgtagggataacagttgtgcctggatgagtgaatctgtgaatgcatttgtttgaacatttgcaacaTGCATTAGGAGATGCCGGGCACTACAGCAAGCAGAGAGGACGGTTGTACATCGCTGGGACTCCAGTGCGGAGGTGAGTGAAGCTATACTCTGCAATAtactctctttcctcctctcacAACATGATAGGATCGGTGGGCCAAGTATCAGCAGGTCGTTcttaagtcggggactccctgtactgtagaAATGAAGTGCTTTCTGAACAGACACCTGGAGCAAACTTCTCCCCGATGGATCCATATTATGTAGGGGGCCATTTTCCATTGTAACATTGTGACAAGAGAAAGGAAAACAAGCAGGAATAAAATCTGAATTGCCTGCTTGCAAAAGATATAGCACCACAATTACTATGCAACTTACCTGGTCTCCTATACTTTTTTACACAagtgcaaatgaaagaaaaatgcagcaggaccggCCTTTGCGCATGGGCGGAAATCACATGCATGGAAATGTTCCCATGCGATTTGcattagtctaaaggtggccacacacaccatacaattttgttaaTTATCTGTTCAatgtaagaattgcaatcaatttttctgactgattgtaacatttcaaaaatatgaccaatgtaccacacacctatgttcaatttttccccaattatgataaaaatgattggaatctgagaaaattgctagggtgtgtatattaataaattgacaatctaacacacaccatacaatctttagagaaatcgaagaaaaatatctggtattccggatagataaaaatcgaaaaaaaaacgggaaatccgatcgaatttttcagtcgaatgaaaaaaaaaagctttcgattttcaagatccgattgtttttatcgaattgccgtaaaatcggatcattttattgtatcgtgtgtggccatctagcatttttcagaccaGAATGAGATCATAAAATGCTTCTAGTGGAAAACACCCTAAAAGTAACATACATTTTATGATCATAGCTGACAACCAGtatcacaaaaaaaaacctggaaaaaCGTAAGATGCATCTGTACGCTTATccttaaaatgtacatttgttccatggtaaaatgcactatatatgtatttttttcttatgttgctgtcaattacaatAGCTAGTGAgaatcagatctgacagattttggacttggtagtctcctcatgggggattctcattgtttattttcaaaaatatgcCCAGTATAGCAGTTGATCAATCCAACTGCCAGCACAGTGTGAAAGCGAGTAAAGAGGCTGGTCAACATCTCTGTATGGATCTTTTCTAGGGAGTGCCTTTGTAAAGAATAAGGAAGATATTGAGAATAacacatgaggagatgaactatttTAAAACCTGTCAGATGGTTACTGCCCCttgtaagtgacaggaatatgGGAAAAgggtaatttatggtgcattttaccaTGTTTTTGTTATAGTGGTCCTATAGCTTTAGGAAGACCTGTAGGGAGGCAGATGATGAGAGAGGCCATATACCTGATACTCCTCCTCCAAGCGCGACAGAAGCACCGCCCTCTCCACGGTCAGGAGGCGGTCTATCAGAGCCAAAGACAGGATCATAGATTTCAGCTGAACGGTTATAAACTCAATGCCTGTGAGAAAAGCAACAAGGGGAACATCAGCTTATTAATCAGTAATCAGTCTAACCTCCACCCAGGACCAGAGACACTGGGCACTGCCTGCTGCTCAACCAGCTAGCAACtggttacagtggacctgaactcttgcacaggacacaaggaaaacataacagaaatgtttaattccccctcatttgtgcctaatcactagttgtaatctaatctctcccctgtgtcacatgccatggcagagatggcagacaagcccatttgaaagcacaggctgtaaacaatatgtctgcttccatgaatcaggaagtagaaactgtgcagatttattttaggatttgtatcagctgtaacaaagaaatgttttttgtttaatccttattatgctgttgtgtatcttttagagcagacaggaagttctgagttcaggtccactttatagtATTCCTAAATTATTTAGCAGTGGTATTGCTACACTCAGACGGCTCCTCTTCTGCCCTTTCTTTCTGATTTTAGCCTTTTTCCCCCAAAGTCTTTTGCCAACATTCAGCCAAGCTGGCGATGGGAATATAAGAGAAAACAGTAAGCAGTCAGGGGACATGCGACTCTTGAATTGTAGCTGCATTTTGATCAGGCGGCACTAGGTGATGATTTCTAGTCTATTCATTCACTTGTACGCGAGACCATGCCAGCGTGTGAAGAGCGCTTACTGACCTAACAATGCCCAGGAATTGTAGGAGGCCAGGTGTCGGTGAAAGGTCTCTCTGGTCTCTGGTGGAATGGAGGGTCCCAGGATACTGGTGGAGGAACCAATCACTACGTTGTACCTGAaacaggaagacggaagatgcaggTCTCAGCAGCTGGACTGGACATCAATGTTGGGACTTCTAGTAGCTCCAGCTACACATGAAGAATGACCATTGCTTGTAGCAAGCATTCCTGAATGTACTGTGATGCTGGAGCGCACTGAGAAGATGTGGCAGGCCTGAGATTGTGTAGTAGGTACAATAACTAAGCAGCAGAGTGCCGTAGTGGTTAGCGATCTCACCTTGCAGCCCCTGGTTGGATCCCCggctcaaatcccagccagggcactatctgcattgagtttgtttgttctccccatgtctgtgtgggtttcctccgggcactatgGTTTCCTCTCATGTCCCAAACccatacagatacattaattggttttccctaaattgaccctagactacgatacatacactacacgatacagacatatgactatggcaggaattagattgtgagcccctctgaggacagttatgtgacaagactatattctctgtacagcgctgaggaagATGCAGGTGTTATAGAAACAGGAAATAATTACTGGAGACAGCATGCCAAAGGCTTGCAATCATGCCGTGTATCAGAGAACAATAAAGTCACAACATGTTTTGGGTGGAACCCTCCCTCATGTGTCCAGACATCACCTAAGGAAGCCATCAAAGGGTTGTGGTAGGGCACTCCGTCAAAAAATGCTGGGTGCTTGATACTGTGACATAGGCAATGTCTCGTTCAAATCAGCAAtccaatgtatcagcacaccaCTCCAGACTATTCACGCTCTGTTATTGAGCCATGTATGTCCACAAggataacccattcgcgttccgtcgttttcacttgagcaatgttcacctcccattcattagcctataactttatcactacttatcacaatgcactgatctatatcttgttttttccgccatcaattaggctttctttggggggtacattttgctaagagccactttactgtaaatacattttaacaggaagaataagaaaaaaaacggaaaaaatgcattatttctcagttttcagccattatagttttaaaataatacatgcctccataattaaaactcacgtattgtatttgcccatatgtcccggttattacaccgttaaaattatgtccctatcacaatgtatggcgacaatattttatttggaaataaaggtgcattttttccgttttgcatctatcactatttacaagtttaaaataaaaaatttagaaatatttcatctttacattgatatttaaaaagtttagacccttaggtaaatatttacattttttttttattgtaatgtttttgttttttttatattaaacattttatttgggtatttttgggagggtgggatgtaaaccatatttttttaatgtaattgtgtgttgatttacatttttttcactttttgttgtagttttactttttggccacaagatggcggccatgagtttgtttacatgacgtcactctaagcgtaacacacgcttagagtgacgcatcggggagggaacagccagaaaaggcgcagcttccgagagaagctgtcgctttttcagcgggggagaggaatcagtgatcgggcaccatagcccgattcattgattgcctggctaacgaaccgcgggccgggagcgcgcgtgatcggccgcggtagcgcacatagttcctggacgtagtttctacgtccaggaaccaaaataggttaatcagccgacaattgtttcggggggccgcgcagggtcctcctttatcaaggcgtgtggtGACCCTGCGcgtcccccgaaacaattgtcggctgaTTATCCTTGCGGACATACACGGCTCAATAAAGGAGCGTGATTAATTTGGAGtggtgtgctgatacattggaTTGCCGATCACCTAAGGAAGGGCTCCGCTCAGAACATGTTGTGACCTCATTGTGCACCAATACACAGCATTATTTCAGCCTTTGGTGTGCCGTCTCCAACTATTCTCCTTATTGTTCTGAAGTGGTGTACCTGTGGGGGCGCGGCACCGACTCGAGTCTAAAGGgtgtacacatccaattttgattggaaaaGAATTTTACTTCTTCCATGTACTccgaggggaaaaaataaaaatcgcccAGGACAGAATCCGGTGGCACACATTTGTTGAGGCCCTTTGCTCCAGTGGGAGACACAGGATTATGTACTCCGAGGGGGccgacagattttgaatactatgagcagatggtGTAAGtaagctctcgtactacatggaagtggcaaTCAAATTGGGATGTGTGCATACaccctaatggtggccacacacgatgcaaTAAAAAAGATCCAATTATTTGGCAAATCAAAAAGAATCGGTTGTACAGAAAAaccgaaagtttttttttcccctttgattTGAGCGAGAAACTTGATTGAATTTGAAGTTTTTATCAATAGAAGTTGATTTTGAGTGGCCAATGAGTTTTCAATCAGTTTTTCATAATTGTGGAAAAATGTAACACAGGTGTACGATACATTAGAGTCTCTGTCCAGAttgaagcaaatctgaagcaaaaaaaaaacttgagataatgagataatgaattgtatgtgtagtacagctaatagaacattagtagcaaagaaaagaatatCATActgatttccagtacaggaagagttaaataagttatctatgcaaaagagcttctctgagctctcccaccCAACttggtcgaatacagtcctgttttctgaagcacttaaatcaGGCAGGATAAGGCTTTACTGCAGGggaattcaaagggtcattattactaagtttttatttaaaaaaagaagaagcaaaaaaagctatataactgaaaataaaaatgagactcttctttgctaccAGTGTTCTATTcagtatccatactacacatacaattaggtTTTTTatgcgcttcaggtttgctttcagcCGTCTATCATGCTAGTGCAGTGTTcttcaaacttggctctccagctgttaaggaactacaagtcccacaatgtattgcgggagtctgacagccacagtcatgattcacaggcaaatgcattgtgggacctgtagttccttaaaggggaactgaagagagaggtatatggaggctgccatgtttatttccttttaagcaataccagtcacctagcagccctgctgatcctctgcctctaatactattagacatagcccctgaacaagcatgcagcagatcgggtgtttcagacagatctgacaagactagctgcatgcttgtttctggtgtgattcagatactactgcagagaaatagaccagcagggctgccaggtaactggtattgattaaaaggaaataaatatggcagcctccgtatacctctcacttcagttccccttaaacagctggagagctaagtttgcagatcactgcgctAGTGTATGTCCTATGTATCTAATGTTTGATTCTTGCCCTCCCTCAGGTTTACTTATTATTCCACTGGGGTGGTTAAAATGACCCACTGGGGCTTAGTTAGGTGTAAGGGAATATAAACATATAGACATGTATGTAATGACGACCCTGTCACCTCCCCTCctcgtgtctcctcccctcctcgcGTCACCTCCCCTCCTCGCGTCACCTCCCCTCCTTGTGCCACCTCCTTGTGTCACCTCCCCTCCCCTCATCACATCCCCTCCTCGCTTTACCTCCCCTCATCACATCCCGTCCTCGCTTTACCTCCCCTCCTCGTGTCCCCTCCCCTCGTCACCTCCCCTCCTCGCGCCATCTCCCCTCCTcgcgtctcctcccctcctcacgTCTCCTACCCTCCTCGCGTCTCCTCCCCTCCTtgcgtctcctcccctcctcgTGCCACCTCCCCTCGTCACCTCCCCTCCTCGCGTCCCCTCCCCTCCTCGTGCCACCTCCCCTCCTCGCGCCACCTCCCCTCCTCGCGCCACCTCCCCTCCTCGCGCCACCTCCCCTCCTTGAGTCCCCTCCCCTCACCTCTTTTCAGCCCAGTCCAGCACCGGATCCCATTCATTCTTCTGAAGCTCCACAAGCCCCGGAGGCTCCTCCACTCTGTAACTGAGAGACAAAGAGGACCTGTTACAAGCCACATTGACAGCtttccatgcatttttcagtGAAGCCAGATTTGTGAAACAGGAGTTTTTAGCTCAGCTTCAGTCCTCATGGCAAAGCAATATATCATGACTGAAGAGATCCGGATTTACTGGGAAACTGACGATTAGTTAGAGATGAAGAGAAAGGAAGCCTATTGAGAAGAGAAGATCTTGTTTGTCCACGTGAGTAAAGGTGTGAACAGATTAATCGAATAATGCATTTCCCTTTATCATGGGAGGGGCTCTGTGGATCGAAACAAACATGCCTTGACTGTATAAGTTTCTTTGCAAAGGTTATTAGGGTCATGTGACAAGCCTACAGTTCCTCCTCCGAATCCTTGACTGCCACACAGGGTTAAGGCTCTCTGGCAGTCCAAAACCCACCCACTCCCATAAGTTTTtagttactgctggcaggtgatgtcactggaaggagatgctgcttgcttttttgggcagttggaaacagctgttatttcccacaatgcaacaaggctcccgctgtgtgatgtcagtaccttagTGCTGTAAGGCGCtggcatcacgctgtgggaggggtttcaccacaatatcagccatacagcgccccctgatgatccgtttgtgaaaaggaataaatttctcatgtaaaagggggtatcagctactgattgggatgaagttcaattcttggtcggagtttctctttaaaggaccactacagttaAAAACtgtaaatgtaaaatgcatgtgtataatctgcataaatgtaaatgtttattacccagtaaaatgcactataaattgcttttcgcctatgttgctgtcacttacagtaaaaatctgattagtccacctcctcatggaGGTTTCTcagggtttatttttttttatattcaaaaGTGCTTATTCAATGGCAGTTGCTTGTTTCAAAGGCCAAAATAGTGAGCAAGCGAGTGGGGCAGCCGTCCAACATCCTTATATAGGTCCTTTACAGGGGGTGCTATAGTGAAAATGAatagaaatactgagaatcccccatgaggagttgggcttgtccaaaacctgtcagatctgttagatttcaactacctactgtaagtgacaacataggagaaaagtaatatacagTGCATATTACTCagggaaatgtacttcttaagaaTATGCaccatttttcgtgatagtggtactttaaggtttttttaaataaaagtgccAATACATGGATCGTCTATTTCTCGGCGAcctacagctgcctgctcactccctGTTCCAGACCACACCTCCCTGCTAGAGGctgacagctgcctgctcactccccGTTCCAGACCACACCTCCCTGCTAGAGGctgacagctgcctgctcactccccGTTCCAGACCACACCTCCCTGCTAGAGGctgacagctgcctgctcactccccGTTCCAGACCACACCTCCCTGCTGGAGGctgacagctgcctgctcactcctGGTTCCAGGCCACACCTCCCTGCTAGAGGctgacagctgcctgctcactccctGTTCCAGACCACCCCTCCCTGCTGGAGGctgacagctgcctgctcactcctGGTTCCAGGCCACACCTCCCTGCTGGAGACTGACAGCTTCCTGCTCCAGACCACCCCTCCCTGCTGGAGGctgacagctgcctgctcactcctGGTTCAAGGCCACTCCTCCCTGCTGGAGGctgacagctgcctgctcactccctGTTCCAGATCACACTTTCCTGCTGGAGactgacagctgcctgctcactccctGTTCCAGATCACACCTCCCTGCTGGAGGctgacagctgcctgctcactccccGTTCCAGACCACACCTCCCTGCTAGAGGctgacagctgcctgctcactccccGTTCCAGACCACACCTCCCTGCTAGAGGctgacagctgcctgctcactccctGCTCCAGACCACACCTCCCTGCTCACTCCCGGTTCCAGGCCACGCCTCCCTGCTAGAGGCTGACAGCTGCCTGCTCCCTCCCCGTTCCAGACCACACCTCCCTGCTAGAGGctgacagctgcctgctcactccccGTTCCAGACCACACCTCCCTGCTAGAGGCTGAaagctgcctgctcactccctGTTCCAGACCACACCTCCCTGCTAGAGGctgacagctgcctgctcacttcctgttgcagaccacacctccctgctggaggctgacagctgcctgctcactccctGTTCCAGACCACACCTCCCTGCTGGAGGctgacagctgcctgctcactcctGGTTCCAGGCCACACCTCCCTGCTGGAGACTGACAGCAGCCTGCTCACTCCCTGCTCCAGACCACACCTCCCTGCTGGAGGctgacagctgcctgctcactccctGTTCCAGATCACACTTTCCTGCTGGAGactgacagctgcctgctcact
It includes:
- the ATPAF2 gene encoding ATP synthase mitochondrial F1 complex assembly factor 2; this encodes MLQSLRTIYAKRLTQGLYPALRLLDGTGTQKRSYAPPAERKKFYEHVSISQGEGGFEINLDRRKLRTPQGKVFAVPSEPLAIAVANEWDSQKDFLKFYTMHLTTLCNTALDNPTLRDKEQLIRASLKFLETDTICYRVEEPPGLVELQKNEWDPVLDWAEKRYNVVIGSSTSILGPSIPPETRETFHRHLASYNSWALLGIEFITVQLKSMILSLALIDRLLTVERAVLLSRLEEEYQIQRWGNVEWAHDYDLHELRSRTAAATLFVHLCCSSSTVKHKLLQD